The Chryseobacterium phocaeense genome includes the window CGTAATGCCCGGAATTTTCAAACCAAATGAATGTTTTAGATGGTGCTTTTAGTTTCTTGTAAAACTTAAATGCAAGCTTAGATGGCGCATTGTAGTCGCACCTACCTGCAATAAAATAAACCGGAACTTTTAACTCCTTTGCCGTTCTAAACAAGTCAACTTTCATCACTTCTGCCCACATAGCTTCCATCGTGAATGATTGCCCTTTCGCAATCAGGCTATCGTTGTAATGTTGTTTGGCAAACGTGTCCATATTCTTATAGAGCTGTCCTACGCTTGTGCCTTTGCAAAAATCGCCGTGGAAGTGCCTAAGCCATTTCCGTGATAAATAAAGGTCTTGCAGGTCATTTTTCGTTTGCGAGGGGTAACGCTTTTGGAGTTCCTGCAATTGTGATAAAGCTGTGATATCTTTCTGTAATTTTGCCTGCTGGATTGAATAGCTAAGCGAAGTCTTTTCGTTCAGATACAAGTTTGTGACCTGACCAACACCTATATACGCATAAAACAGTGATGGGTGTTTTTTGACAAGATTGACACCCGTGATAGTGCCAGCGGAGTAGCCCACAAGAAAGATCTTATCTTTTTTGAACCGTTCTTTCAATATATTGATCAAACTCAAAGCATCTCTTTCAATTTGGTCGAATGTCATACTTTCAGGAGCAATCACATCATTGTAGGATAACCCGGTTCCTCTTTGATCGTATGTGACAACAGTGTAACGTCGCTCTAAATCCTTGTTATGAGTTTGCCAAAAATAGAAATCTGAAAAACCGGGTCCACCGTGCAATACGAGTAAGACCGGATTTTTGGTATTATTACCTTTTATGAACACTCCGTGCTCTACGCCATTTAAAACAATACGATTGTATTCATTTACCGATTTAATCTGAGCTTTGCAGCTTTGCAGGCTGAAAATTGTCGTTATCAGAGCTATGAGGAACTTTGGGAACATTATTTACCTGTAGGATTTTAGTTGTTCCTTATGACGAAAAATGTGGAACACAGAAAAATTCAGCCACTCATATACACTCATATATCCAAATGGAGGCATATCTGAGGTTCCGCACTTATCTTCAAAGCTCAATGTTGTGATGCAATCATTTAATTCTGCCTGCAACTTTAGCAGCAACTCGCGATACTGATTTATATCGTATTGCTTAGTGGCAGGAATTAAAAAGTCGGGAGCTTGATACTTCACATCATTGTTCAGCATAAAATCCCGTATCGCCTGAACATTATAATCAAAAGGAATATCCGAAGCGTAAGGTACTTCGGTTAAGAATTGCTTCATCCCTGTATTGCCAATAATAATATGCTCAATGATTTGAGCCGGGTTCCATTTTTCTGATGTTTCAGCATTGTATTTTTCGGCAGGAAATGTTGTTATAATCGAAGCAATCTCATTGAAAACGGCATTGTTAATTGATGTTAGTTCAAATTTTTCAGATAGATATTTAAGTGTTTGACTGGTGTTTTCCCAAAGCTTTACGGTATCCTCATAATGAACCTGATCCCTAAATCCGACTTGGGTAATCGTAAACTCGCAGCTATATTCATCTAACTGTTTTACCAAATACGATATGTCGCAATATTCTTCCGGAGTGTCTTCGGCTTCCCAAAAAGAACTCCAGTATGTAAATTTCAGAAAGCTATTTTTGATGTGTTCTTTAACGATGCCCTTATCAAAGTACTCAACATCTTCCCAAGTTCCTGTAAATAGAATGGGCGAACCTGTTTGCCACGTCGTAGAGAGTGCAGCACCCCACGATATTTGATAAAATTCTTTTGATAAAAGTGTTTTCCAAACCTTTTCTTTAGAGGCATATATTTTTATACTTTCTGAAAACTTCATTTTCTTGTTCATTGTATTAAAATCTGATAAGTTTATATTTATTTCTATTTTTTTGCATAGTAAATGGTTGAAGCTCCAAAAAATTGCGGGTATGAGCTCACGCTTTTGAAACCTGCATTTTGAATGATCTTTTTTAACTCAGATCCGGATGGAAAATTGATTGCCGATTTTGACAAATACTGATAGGCATCTTTATCTTCTGAAAAAATATTTGCAATACATGGCATTAGTATCCTTGTATAAAATAGATAAAAAGCCTGTTGAAAACGGTTGGTAGGTTGCGATGTTTCAAGAATAACAAGTCTGCCATTCTTAACTAACACTCTGCGTATTTCTGATAATCCTTTTGACAGATTTTCAAAGTTCCTAATACCATATATTACGGATGCAACGTCGAAAGTGTTATCCTTAAAGCTTAAATTCTCTGCATTGCTGAGTTCTGTTGTAACTCTCTTTTGCAGATTTGATTTCATTATTTTTTTGTTGGCTACTTCTAACATACCTTTTGAAATATCAACACCAACAATGCTTTTTGCATTTGTTTTTGAAAATAGAATTGCCATATCTCCTGTACCCGTTGCAACATCAATAATGTTTTGTGGATTGGTCTTCTTGATAAGCTCTAAAACATTGTTCCGCCACTTTTTATCCATTCCGAATGTTATCAGTCGGTTCAGAAAATCGTAATTTTTAGAGATGCCGTTGAACATTTTTTCAACCTGCGCCAATTTGCTCTTGTTGGAGGTTTTGTAAGGTACTATAACTTGTTTGTTCATGGTTCTTTTATAAATAAATTGTCAGCTTTAATTTCAACGGTTTGTTCAATTCTACATATTTAAGAATACATCAGCCCTTAAAAGCTTATCTAATTTTTAATATTTGTTTGAAACGATTTTCTAAATGAAATAATAGTTGTTGCCGAAATAATCAAGCTTAAAACATACACTTGAATTTCTGGTACTGCAATGCACAAGAAGAAAATAAATAATGCAGTTGCAACATTACATAGATTGGCAATCCTCTGGATCATTTTTAATGTGCTGTTGGAATTAATGTAATTGATTGAAAAAATCAATAGCATTGAAAGCCCACCGGAATGATACCACATCAGTTCTTCATCAAATTGAAACGTATCAAAAAATGGATAAACGAAATGCAGAACAGCAAAGGCAAACAATAGCCAATTGCATATTTTATATAATTTGATCATTATTGAAATATTTAAACCTTATTAATAAAAAACCTGTTGCATAAAGCAAGAATGGAATGGCCATGCTGATAGTAAAAGCAGCGATCATATATCGGTTCCCAATCCATATTAAATAGCCATTGGAAAATATGGTCAATAACAATATAAAACGATTGCTCACCAATGTCTTGAATTGTTTTACCGAAAAGTATAAATTAATAGCGCCGATGAAAATTAGTCCAAGACTAAACATGGCATTAAAGCCTATCCACAGGTTCCAGAAGTTTCCGGTTTTATCCATTTTTATATGAGTTGATTGCAGGGCATCCAGTAGGCTCGCATCTTCAGGATGAAGATCCGTTGAGTAAAATGTGCCGTGTAAATGCAGCAAGCCAAAAAACAGTAAAACTGCTGAAGCGGTTATTAGGATTATTCTAGCCAAATTATTTTTCATATCAAAATATTCAATTTGTTACGGAATTAATTTCCTTTCAATTCTTACTGTTTTCAATGCGTTGGGGCACTTTTAAATGAAACAACAAGCCTGTTCCAGGCATTGATGGTAATGACAACCATAACGATTTGTACCGTCTGCTTTTGCCCAAAAAATAATTCTGTTTTGCGATACAAATCATCACTCAAGCCTTTTTCGTTTATCAAGGTTATTTCTTCGGTAACTGCAAGTAACAATTGTTCTTCTTCTGAAAAGGAATTGGTATTATTTCTCCAATTACTAATCAAATCAATGCGCTCTGGCATTTCTCCAAATTCTAAGGCGTGTCTGGAGTGCATATCTATACAGTAGGTACAGCCGTTAATTTGCGAGGCCCGGATTTTTATCAAATATTGATTAGTTTTTGAAACCGAAACGGTATCTAAGTATTGTTCCAACTTCAACAAAACATTAATTGCGGATGGCTCAATGTTCTCAATTATTAATCTTTGTGACATAATGCTCATTTTTCCATGTACAAAAAACAAACAATTGAAGTTTCTGGCATAGTAAAAAACGGACAAAATACCGGAGAGGATTAATCAATAGCTATTAATTATATTAGTATTACTAAAATTCTAATTAGCGTTTTAGATTTTTTTGGTTATTAGGTTTTGTTGGCATTTTGTGACTTCCCGCTACTAAATTTTTATCCTTCTAATACTTCACATCGATGCCCCATTTTATGCAATTGCTCTGAAATTTCGAGGTTGCTGAAATTAAAACCGCATACCCTAAGAATTTTATCGCAGTCTTCCAGATCAAAATTTACTTCTAAATCAGGATATTTTGACAATATCACTTCAATTATGCTTTTTGCCTCGGCTGCTTCAATCACATTTGTTCTAAAAATTTCAATCATTAATTTTAAAGCTTCAATAGATGTTTTTTTATCGCAATTTTAATTACCAATTCGCTTCTCTGTGGTTTATACTCAACCAACTCAATTAAAATTCTATTTTCGACACAAATCTGTAAGAAAAAATAATTATACAATAGTACAAAACGGACACATTGGAGTTCGGATGAAATTAAGTATAAGAAAGACCTGTTTTCGAGATTTCTCAAAACTTACCTAGCACTAAGAAATAAACTTATCTCAGTTTAGTTTTTGCAAATAATTTAATTGTTTAGTGCAGGAATACAGCAAATTTAGGCTGTGGCTGTCCCTATCAATAAATCTATACAAGTTTACAACCTACAATCGCTTTACTAGAATAATGTCCATTGAATGACACTATATCAACCTAATAATTCTCAAATGCTTTGCCGGGAGTAACACCGTAAAAGCTCTTGAACTCTTTTATAAAGTGCGATTGATCATAATAACCCGCATCGAAAAAAAGCTTGTTTTCCCGAAGGCTCTGGGTGGATGGTTTAGCGTTGAGGATATTCTGAAAACGAACTACTTTACTGAATGTTTTGGCAGTATCGCCTACATAAAATTCAAAAAGTCTTCTTAATTGTCTTGCACTGATCCCAGTGTTCAGTCCATTTTGGACATCAAGGGTTCCACAGTTCTTTAATATGATATCAATAGCTTCATATAATCGATTATCACCGTCAAAGGTTACTTTGGAAAAAAGTTTGACGAAGTAGCTATCGAGAATGGCAACAACTTCGTCTATGTTTTGATTTTCATTAATATTGTGCGCAATAAACCGGGATATATAAGGAATTATCAACTGGAGTTCTACAAGCCTGTTGCTCACTTCCAAAGCATTTAATCGGAATATTTGGGGAAACATTGTAGGCAGAAAGCGGATACCAATCTTATTGAAGCTACCGATTAGAGGAAACTCATTGTACGTGTTGCAAAAGCCCATTACATAGCTGTCTTCAGGATCGTCAAGGCTGAAAACAATATCTATGCAACCATCAGCAACCACACGATAACTGTATTCAGAAAAAAGAGGTTTTGTTGTTCTAAGCTGCCAATAACAATAGATGTAAGGTTGTAAACTTATATGGGGCAGAAATTCGTTGTACATCACATCTCCATCCGATTGCTTTACAGCCGGCTGAATGGGTTTATAAAGTTTTCTTATTTCTGCTGCAATCTTCAATTTACATCTTGAGCTATTAACGAGTTGTAAATTTACGCAAAAAATTTAATTGGGTAATGAATTAATCCTTAGTAGCAAATAATAGAATTGTTATAAATAGAATTTATTAATCAGTCTGCCTTATGCGATCTTTACTTCTCGTCTTGCTCGTCCATTTTCTTTACCAGTGCTTCACATAGGCTGTTAAGAAATTTCGTTCGGTTTATCTTACGGGCTTCCAATTCCATAAACGTGTGGTAAAAATCGCCTAACTCAATATTAAAAGCATCTTCAAAAGTTTTGGCAATCAATTTTATGTCTGTATTCCCATTGTTAAATACACCGTGGGCGTACAATGCATAAATAAGCTCTATGAGTGCTGTTTTGCTTCCTGTCCAATTGAGTGAAGAATTGTCAGAAATCTTGGTATGATTACTATTTAACTGGTCTTCAAGATAAACTTGTATGAGATCATTGGCAATTATTTTAGCAACTTTATAATCGTGTGAAGTAGAAAAACGGTGGTCTGCTTCAAAATAAAAGGTGTCCAGCCACAATCTTATATCGTGTTTTCCCCGCACAAAAAATTTATCGTCAAGAAAGGAGTTATTACTCCGGTAATATTTGTAGAAATCAATATTGTTATCGAAAAACTTTTTGAGTTTAATTAATTCTTTGTTCAGGAATTTTTTTATTTGCTTATCTCCATAGGGCTTCTTTGCTTCTATCTTATAGACAGAATTATAGTATATCAATTTGGCAACAATGATTGGTTTTTGATATTTGAAAAAATGGATTTCATCATCCGTATTCTTAAATCCTTTTGCTAAGACAAACTGTTTTAATTCTAATAAACTTTTTATAATTAAGTCAATAACTGTTTCTATACGCTGTATTGAGTAGTCTGTCTCAATCTCCAAATCTTGGATTGCCGTTTCAAGTTTACACAGTATTTCATTATAAAATTTAGTCATTTTAAAATCTTGAAGTCTTAATTATTAAGTGGAAAAGTCAGTACTTTTTCCATTTAGTCATTAAGTAGTTTTTTTAATCTGATCTTATTGTACTGTTGCAATAATATTGGACAGAAATTATACAATATGTTGGCAATTAATATTAATATACCGAATTTAATATGACCGCTGACGAAACAATATAATGTAGTAAGAAGAAAAAAGGTGAGGCAGATCCAATGATATCTTTCGTACATCGCAATGGTTTTTGTGTAGGTCCGAAAATATTTTTTTCCTTTAATGACTGTCGCCTTAGTGCTGTTCAATGAATTGACGGCATCGCCGTTTTGAACAAATTTCCGGATATATTTTATACCAATACGCTCGTAAAAATTTCTTTGAGAGCTGAATGCCAATAAGTTAAAAACACTCTCGGGCAATACACCTATAATTATTGATAATCCCATAAACAAATAAAAATATAGGTTGTTGATACCCTCTTGGAACCAAAACCAAAAGATGGGAGCAATACAAAGTATCGACCAAAAAAAATTGATTGCCTGATTTAGTATTTCACGTTTGTGTATCGCCATCACTAAAATTTATCCTGGTTGTGCAGTTTCTCTTATCTCAACACTTGTGTTCTCTCCGTTCAGGATCGGGCATTTCTTAGCGATCTTTATTGCTTCATTCATGTTATCAGCTAGTATAATTAAGTATCCTGCCACAGAAATATCGTCCGCAGTATGCGGTTTCTCAATAATTTCGCCATTGGGCTTTAATACCCTTCCTTCTTTTGAGAAATGATTTCCACCGTCGGCAAGTTGGCCGTTTTCTGAAATTTTATTTATCCATACCGTCCATTGCTGCATGTAAATTTTCATTTGCTCTTTAGTTGGTTGTACTTTCTCATTGGTAATGTCCATTCGGAACATTAATACAAATTCTTTCATGTTATTAAATTTTAATTATTAATTCTTTAGAGATACTGGTGTTCTTTTAAGCCATTTGGTTAGCACAATTCCCATAAATATCATTTTCATTAACCAGTCGCCAGCATGGACAGCACCCAACTGCCATTGCATGTTATCCCAGAGAATTGCTCCAATCATCCCGACCGCATGAAATGATATCCACAGAAGAAGAACCAGTTTTAATGTGTGTTTCCATTGTACCAGATTTAATATGAGAATTAATTTCGCCAGCACATAGACAACAATCAATTCTCTTAAGGGAGCAAACACCATCGTCCATCTGGGTATTTCGGGGTTTGGTGGGTTTCGGTATGTCTCCCATATTTCGCCGAAAACCATCGGGCTGTACCAAATTCCACTGAGAACAAATGCTATCAGTCCCGTTGCGATTATTGTCCAATAATTGTGTTGTGTGAGTTTTTCCATTGCATTGCGTTTTGTAAATGCAAAAATGCTTTGTTTCACACATATTGCTATTGACATAGGTCAAAATCGTTCTATTTTTATTTAAGCCTACTTAAAGTTTCTTCCCGGATATCCAGATAAGACGCCAATATCTTGTTGGATACCTGTTGAACTAAGGCAGGATTTTCATTCAAAATAATTTCATATCGTTGCTTCGCTGTTAGGGTTACCCTTTGCTCAATTTTCCTGTTTTGAAACGAATAAGCCATTTCCAAAATCCGCTGATAAAAATTTCTCCAATTATCCATTTGGCTATTCAGACGATAAAAATCCGCATGACTGATTGCTAAAAGCTCGGTATCTTCAAGCGCTTCTATCATTTCTATGGAGGGCTTTTGAGAAATGAAACTTGTTAAAGCTGTTCCAATATGATTATCGAGCATAATGTATCTTGTCTTTTCATGCCCGTTTTTATCTACAAAAAATATACGGACACAACCGGTTTTCACAAAGTAAAATTCTTTGCAAATGCTTCCCTCATGTAATAAAACATCATTTTTGCTGACGCATTTTCGCTTAAAACAACTTAATATTCTAACCAGCTGGTTTTCGTCAAAGTCGGAAAACATTTTGAGCACTGATTGTAACTTCTCTGACATTTCTCTTTGTTATAAGATGGTTAACATGATGGATGTCATTGGCCTTTTGTAGCGCTTTTCGTTGTCGGTTCATAGTAAAGCATTACGGCTCCATTGCCGAATATTTTTGTTTTATTGAGTTTAAAAACAGTTCTGTCTATGTCTTCAAACAACGGCAAACCGCCTCCTGCCACCATAGGGTGTATACAGAGCTGGTACTGGTCAATCAAATCAAGTTTCATCAGTTGTAATATCAGGCTTCGGCTACCAATAAGGATGTCTTTCCCCGTTTACTGTTTAAGCTTTAATATCTCTTTTTCTATATTTTGATCCGCCAACCTTGCACTTTTCCAGTCTACGCTTTCGAGGGTTCTGGAAAAAACAATTTTTGGGATATTATCTATAACCGCGGCAAAGTCGTCCATTGATTTTTCGCCGGAGGGTTTTTCAACTAAAGTCCGCCAAAATTCCATAAGCTGATACGTTACCCTCCCAAACAGAATAGCATCCGCATGGCGCAGTAAATCTGTGTAATGTTGATGTATTTCATCATCAGGAATTCCTGCAGTATGGTCGCAAACACCGTCTAGTGTCGTATTGATTGTTGCAATTACTTTTCTCATCGTATTTTATTTACATGTTTTTCATTTATTTTGCTGTGTTTCACTTTCGAAATCAGATTTCTTTTCTTAAAATGGCAAATCCCAAAGTACCGATGAGTTATCGTTTTATTGCTTCCGACAGAGAGCCAACGAAATTGATCTGTCGGCCTTTGTTGCTTTCATAAATGAAGTCCGTTAAACTTTGGGTTTCACATTTTGAAAAATCACCTATAATGATTAAAGGCATTCGGTACTGAGCAAATTTTTGGAGTATCTCACCTGCAAGTTTAGTTTTTAAATCAAAAAAATCGAGCGTAATGTTTTTTTCATGAATAAGAATCTTATCAAATCCCTGATAGTAAAGATCGCCCAATAGATCCAATCCGTCTTTGACAGATCTTAAGATGATGTCGTCAGAAATAATTTCAGCTATTTTTAAACTGTTGGTATGGTGTGTTTCAATTGTCATTGTCAGATCAATTTTTTAAATGGTTCGTATCTGTACCACTTACTAAGCTATATCGATTAACTCAACAATTTGATCCTCAGAAAATTTGAATATGGATCTTCCGCTTAAATCAATTTGCTCGCCTTTTTTTAATCCGTTGGGAAGATCAGAAGCTAAAGTTGCAATGTAATCTATTTCAATTTCGGTGGTATCGCCCTTATGCTTGAAAGATTTTATGGTTTGCAGCCGGCTTTCAAAATAGGATTTTGCCTGGTCAGCTTGTTTTCTAAACGCTTCAATCCCGTTTAACACCATCGTAACCTCATCATTATTGATGTTTTTAAAAATGATAGCTTCGTTAAAATCCCGGACCATCTTGTCAATGTCGAATGCATTATAGCCGTCAACATAATTTTTTATAATTTCTTCACGTTTTGTCATTGTTCGGTCTTAAATTAATTTGCCAGAAAACCTCATAAATCTTTTTCTAACAGTACATTGTTTTCCATCGTTCCTACTATTCTGAAACCTAGTTTTTCGGCGAAATTTAATGCGTTTATATTTTCAGCGGTTGTATTCGCTACGACTTTGTTTATTGCATATTCCCGCTGTGCATAGGGGATCAATAAGAGAAAGGCTGTTGCCATCAAACCTTTTCCCCAATAGTCGGGAAGCAGGGAGCCGCCGATTTCAATTTCGTTCCTCAGTTTGTCCCAATGGTGCAATGCGCAATCTCCAATGATTTTTTCTGGGTTTACGGTGGTGCGTATTGTGAAAATATCATTGCATTGTGAAATGATATTTTCAGTAAACTCGAAAGCTGCTCTGCTGTTCTCCTTTGATTCGACTTTTTCACTTTCCTGCCCGTCTTTTTGGAAATACAAACTGTGAAATGCAATAGCATCTTTTTCAGTTAGCCGTTTTAATAGTAGCTTTTGGTTGCTTATATCAGTAAATTCAATGGCCATGCAAGCGTATATTTAGTTATTTAGTCCATTTTTATCTGATCTAACTAAGGCGCCTAGTTTTTCGGGTGCGACTTCGCAGAACGCCGTTGTCAAAACTTCAACGAAAAGCTCCCAACTTACCATTTCGAGCTCTATTATAGTCCAGCCCTGCTTGCCCCACTTGTTTTTAACCGGATAAATGGCAGATTTATCTGCGGAAGAAAAAATATCCTGATCTATTTCTGATAACTTTACGGTAACTCTTTTTAGCTTATCATCATACGTTGCAAATATTTTTTTCCTCACCCTGAAAGAAGTCTTTTCAAAGTGTGGTTCCTCCGTGGTTTCAGGAAAGGAAAGTGCCAGTTTCAGCAATTTTTCAACTATTACCATAACTAATTATTTTTTTACCGGGGTCAAATGGGTCAGTACACACAACCATTCGTCACCGTCTTTTTTGTACACATCTGTAATCCATTCATCAGCTTCCATTGGTTCTCCTTGCCAGGTTCCGGTATTTTGCCCCCGGCCAGTTACCAATGCTATATCTCCGTACATTTTTACCCGCAACACTTCTTTGCTCATCACCGAATGGGATAGCAGCCCTTGTTTCAGTACTTCAAAAAACCGCTCTTGCTGTATAATTCCACCTTGACTGTCTACCAACACCCAATCGGATGTGATACATTTTTTTATTTCTGCGATGTCGTTTGTGACTACCGCCTGGTTGAAGTTGTCTTCAATGTGTTGAAATTCCTTAATTAGATCTATTTCATTCATATTTCAATCTTTTATTAGGATAAGGGAAAGCCCGATGTTATCAGGACTTTCCCTAACTGTTTTTTGCTTACATTATTTTTCCAAATTGTTTTCAGCAAAATATTTCATTGCTTTCTGCAAGAACAGCGCAAATTCAGGTTGCGGATTTCCGTCTGTAACATTAGCTAAATAGCGCTCGTCATTTACTAAAAGATCACCAAGACCCGCATAAGCACAAGCTTTTTGATCTGGCACAACTGAATTACCCCAAAATTTGTTAATTATATCATAATGCCTTGCAATGTGTTGCTGTACGATGTCCGATTCCGGACTATCGTTTCTCAGTGCAAATAGGTCGCTGAAAACATTTTTCATTTCTTTTTGAAGAGCTTCCACACCTGACTTACCAAGCTTAATGAGCTCTTTTTCAGATTGTTCGACGGTTTGCGCGCCGTACTTATTAATTGCTTCCTCTCTGTAGGTCGTTCCAACTTCTTTGGGAAAACCTTTGTACAATTCTTCTGGATTTTTCATCATTTCTCCTTTTTTAAGATTATTAATAGTGATGTCGATCGTTCTCAATAAGTCAGAAATTCTTCTTTTACGGTTGAGCAGTGCCGACTTATGCTGCATCAGCGCTTTAACCAGATCGTAGTCAGACTCATCCATCATTTCTAGAATATCCTTGAGTGGAAAGTCCAGTTCACGGAAAAACAGAATTTGCTGCAAGCGCAATAACTCGTCATTTCCATAAAGCCTGTACTTCTTCTCGGTTCTTACTGATGGACGGAGCAAGCCGATTTGATCATAATATTGAAGTGTGCGTACGCTCACACCCGATATTTCCGCCAATTTTTTAACTGTAAGAGTTTTCATTCTTTCTTATTATTTATCGACTGTACAAAGGTATGATATGACGTAACGTTAGGGTCAAATGTTTTTTGAAATTATTTTTAAATTTAATTATAAACAACTGAAAATTAGATAAATAATCTTTACATCTGTCGCTAAGCACATACTTTTGGTATCGTTGGTCGCAGCAATTTTCTCATTAAATGTCAAGAATTTTCTAAGATATCTT containing:
- the ubiE gene encoding bifunctional demethylmenaquinone methyltransferase/2-methoxy-6-polyprenyl-1,4-benzoquinol methylase UbiE, translating into MNKQVIVPYKTSNKSKLAQVEKMFNGISKNYDFLNRLITFGMDKKWRNNVLELIKKTNPQNIIDVATGTGDMAILFSKTNAKSIVGVDISKGMLEVANKKIMKSNLQKRVTTELSNAENLSFKDNTFDVASVIYGIRNFENLSKGLSEIRRVLVKNGRLVILETSQPTNRFQQAFYLFYTRILMPCIANIFSEDKDAYQYLSKSAINFPSGSELKKIIQNAGFKSVSSYPQFFGASTIYYAKK
- a CDS encoding YciI family protein; amino-acid sequence: MKEFVLMFRMDITNEKVQPTKEQMKIYMQQWTVWINKISENGQLADGGNHFSKEGRVLKPNGEIIEKPHTADDISVAGYLIILADNMNEAIKIAKKCPILNGENTSVEIRETAQPG
- a CDS encoding RteC domain-containing protein, encoding MTKFYNEILCKLETAIQDLEIETDYSIQRIETVIDLIIKSLLELKQFVLAKGFKNTDDEIHFFKYQKPIIVAKLIYYNSVYKIEAKKPYGDKQIKKFLNKELIKLKKFFDNNIDFYKYYRSNNSFLDDKFFVRGKHDIRLWLDTFYFEADHRFSTSHDYKVAKIIANDLIQVYLEDQLNSNHTKISDNSSLNWTGSKTALIELIYALYAHGVFNNGNTDIKLIAKTFEDAFNIELGDFYHTFMELEARKINRTKFLNSLCEALVKKMDEQDEK
- a CDS encoding LIC_13387 family protein; this encodes MKNNLARIILITASAVLLFFGLLHLHGTFYSTDLHPEDASLLDALQSTHIKMDKTGNFWNLWIGFNAMFSLGLIFIGAINLYFSVKQFKTLVSNRFILLLTIFSNGYLIWIGNRYMIAAFTISMAIPFLLYATGFLLIRFKYFNNDQII
- a CDS encoding DinB family protein yields the protein MNKKMKFSESIKIYASKEKVWKTLLSKEFYQISWGAALSTTWQTGSPILFTGTWEDVEYFDKGIVKEHIKNSFLKFTYWSSFWEAEDTPEEYCDISYLVKQLDEYSCEFTITQVGFRDQVHYEDTVKLWENTSQTLKYLSEKFELTSINNAVFNEIASIITTFPAEKYNAETSEKWNPAQIIEHIIIGNTGMKQFLTEVPYASDIPFDYNVQAIRDFMLNNDVKYQAPDFLIPATKQYDINQYRELLLKLQAELNDCITTLSFEDKCGTSDMPPFGYMSVYEWLNFSVFHIFRHKEQLKSYR
- a CDS encoding DUF1761 domain-containing protein is translated as MEKLTQHNYWTIIATGLIAFVLSGIWYSPMVFGEIWETYRNPPNPEIPRWTMVFAPLRELIVVYVLAKLILILNLVQWKHTLKLVLLLWISFHAVGMIGAILWDNMQWQLGAVHAGDWLMKMIFMGIVLTKWLKRTPVSLKN
- a CDS encoding carboxymuconolactone decarboxylase family protein, with the translated sequence MSQRLIIENIEPSAINVLLKLEQYLDTVSVSKTNQYLIKIRASQINGCTYCIDMHSRHALEFGEMPERIDLISNWRNNTNSFSEEEQLLLAVTEEITLINEKGLSDDLYRKTELFFGQKQTVQIVMVVITINAWNRLVVSFKSAPTH
- a CDS encoding dihydrofolate reductase family protein — encoded protein: MLIGSRSLILQLMKLDLIDQYQLCIHPMVAGGGLPLFEDIDRTVFKLNKTKIFGNGAVMLYYEPTTKSATKGQ
- a CDS encoding alpha/beta fold hydrolase produces the protein MFPKFLIALITTIFSLQSCKAQIKSVNEYNRIVLNGVEHGVFIKGNNTKNPVLLVLHGGPGFSDFYFWQTHNKDLERRYTVVTYDQRGTGLSYNDVIAPESMTFDQIERDALSLINILKERFKKDKIFLVGYSAGTITGVNLVKKHPSLFYAYIGVGQVTNLYLNEKTSLSYSIQQAKLQKDITALSQLQELQKRYPSQTKNDLQDLYLSRKWLRHFHGDFCKGTSVGQLYKNMDTFAKQHYNDSLIAKGQSFTMEAMWAEVMKVDLFRTAKELKVPVYFIAGRCDYNAPSKLAFKFYKKLKAPSKTFIWFENSGHYAPFVEAEKFNRLLLDEILANEKL
- a CDS encoding Crp/Fnr family transcriptional regulator, with translation MSEKLQSVLKMFSDFDENQLVRILSCFKRKCVSKNDVLLHEGSICKEFYFVKTGCVRIFFVDKNGHEKTRYIMLDNHIGTALTSFISQKPSIEMIEALEDTELLAISHADFYRLNSQMDNWRNFYQRILEMAYSFQNRKIEQRVTLTAKQRYEIILNENPALVQQVSNKILASYLDIREETLSRLK
- a CDS encoding DUF4180 domain-containing protein, whose amino-acid sequence is MTIETHHTNSLKIAEIISDDIILRSVKDGLDLLGDLYYQGFDKILIHEKNITLDFFDLKTKLAGEILQKFAQYRMPLIIIGDFSKCETQSLTDFIYESNKGRQINFVGSLSEAIKR
- a CDS encoding glycosyl-4,4'-diaponeurosporenoate acyltransferase CrtO family protein; this encodes MAIHKREILNQAINFFWSILCIAPIFWFWFQEGINNLYFYLFMGLSIIIGVLPESVFNLLAFSSQRNFYERIGIKYIRKFVQNGDAVNSLNSTKATVIKGKKYFRTYTKTIAMYERYHWICLTFFLLTTLYCFVSGHIKFGILILIANILYNFCPILLQQYNKIRLKKLLND
- a CDS encoding dihydrofolate reductase family protein, yielding MRKVIATINTTLDGVCDHTAGIPDDEIHQHYTDLLRHADAILFGRVTYQLMEFWRTLVEKPSGEKSMDDFAAVIDNIPKIVFSRTLESVDWKSARLADQNIEKEILKLKQ
- a CDS encoding AraC family transcriptional regulator; this translates as MKIAAEIRKLYKPIQPAVKQSDGDVMYNEFLPHISLQPYIYCYWQLRTTKPLFSEYSYRVVADGCIDIVFSLDDPEDSYVMGFCNTYNEFPLIGSFNKIGIRFLPTMFPQIFRLNALEVSNRLVELQLIIPYISRFIAHNINENQNIDEVVAILDSYFVKLFSKVTFDGDNRLYEAIDIILKNCGTLDVQNGLNTGISARQLRRLFEFYVGDTAKTFSKVVRFQNILNAKPSTQSLRENKLFFDAGYYDQSHFIKEFKSFYGVTPGKAFENY